Proteins from a single region of Anastrepha ludens isolate Willacy chromosome 5, idAnaLude1.1, whole genome shotgun sequence:
- the LOC128862959 gene encoding heat shock protein 67B3 — translation MPVHWDWDWDWPHDHFWHWPSTRLWPFDSFSYHARCPTSRRWKSTFAHHDIDVDVCGRDWHLHHWTDDGPWCHRSCLASRVTIETGDEPDSNGKGTFKVVIDVHHFRDDELIVKVRNNDTVILTGKQKDDRGEKSTFCITREFTRKYKLPRNYDATLAKATRSTDGILTIMVPAPPPLDDVERLVDIEQTGAYFGTTTNNNNDKDAKAIENGEKNAEIDEAKEGGEEQSKKARFDSTGDTK, via the coding sequence ATGCCAGTACATTGGGATTGGGACTGGGACTGGCCACATGATCACTTTTGGCATTGGCCCTCCACGCGTCTCTGGCCTTTCGATAGTTTTAGCTATCATGCCAGGTGTCCGACATCACGTCGTTGGAAATCGACCTTCGCTCACCATGACATCGATGTAGATGTGTGCGGACGCGATTGGCACTTGCATCATTGGACTGACGATGGGCCTTGGTGCCATCGTTCGTGCTTGGCTAGTCGTGTGACCATCGAGACGGGCGATGAGCCGGACAGCAATGGTAAGGGCACCTTCAAGGTTGTCATCGATGTGCATCACTTCCGCGACGATGAACTCATAGTGAAGGTGCGCAACAATGACACCGTTATTCTGACGGGCAAACAAAAGGACGATCGTGGGGAAAAGAGCACGTTTTGCATTACACGCGAATTTACGCGCAAATATAAACTGCCGAGAAACTACGATGCCACGCTAGCCAAAGCCACACGTTCCACCGATGGTATATTGACAATTATGGTGCCAGCACCACCACCGCTAGACGATGTGGAGCGATTGGTGGATATTGAGCAAACAGGCGCATATTTTGGCACTactaccaacaacaacaatgacaaaGACGCCAAAGCTATTGAGAATGGCGAGAAGAATGCGGAGATCGATGAGGCCAAGGAAGGGGGAGAAGAGCAGTCGAAGAAAGCGCGTTTTGATTCTACGGGAGATACGAAATGA